In a single window of the Catenulispora sp. EB89 genome:
- a CDS encoding potassium transporter Kup gives MIVDATGTTSQNTASSTDASGHRTRKAGATALMLGALGVVFGDIGTSPLYAMQTVFTADNKAVGTSADQVYGVVSLVFWAITLIVSVKYVGFILRTDNDGEGGIMALTALIQKLDFRSTRTKVLLVALGILGASLFYGDGMITPAISVLSAVEGLKVSAPGLKDYVVPLTVVIVIGLFAIQKYGTALVGGLFGPVMTVWFLIIGVAGAAEVAAHPAIVKALSPSYGAQFMVHHGIVAFIALASVVLAVTGAEALYADMGHFGRKPIHRAWFYLVFPALTLNYLGQGSLILRRPETVSNPFFLLMPHWSQFPMVILATVATVIASQAVISGAFSVTRQAMQLGFLPHMTIRHTSEHEIGQVYVPVVNWFLCCTVTVLVIGFGSSASLASAYGVAVTATFMLNTILFLAVARVLKGVAPWKIAVGAVVFLTSETAFFAANLTKVVHGGWLPLLVATLVFTVLSTWRRGRAIVTPNRTALEGPLRPFVDEVDALEPPIHRVDGVAVFLNANIETTPLALRANVEHNHTLHKTVVILSMMVEKVPHIPDAERLVFDDLGHTDDGIIHLTARLGFQDEPDVPRILRQAALRPDAGEIAGIDVETVSYFLSRIAIVRTNAKGMQAWRKRLFLTIAHNAASPVDYFGLPADRCVIMGAHVPV, from the coding sequence GTGATCGTTGACGCCACGGGGACCACCTCCCAGAACACCGCAAGCTCGACAGACGCCTCCGGACACCGCACCCGCAAGGCCGGCGCGACCGCCTTGATGCTCGGCGCGCTGGGCGTCGTGTTCGGGGACATCGGAACCAGCCCGCTGTACGCGATGCAGACCGTGTTCACCGCCGACAACAAGGCGGTCGGCACCTCGGCGGACCAGGTCTACGGGGTGGTGTCGCTGGTGTTCTGGGCGATCACGCTGATCGTGTCGGTCAAGTACGTGGGCTTCATCCTGCGCACCGACAACGACGGCGAGGGCGGCATCATGGCCCTGACCGCGCTGATCCAGAAGCTGGACTTCCGCTCCACCCGGACCAAGGTACTGCTGGTCGCATTGGGGATACTCGGCGCGTCGCTGTTCTACGGCGACGGGATGATCACGCCGGCCATCTCCGTGCTGTCGGCGGTGGAGGGTCTGAAGGTCTCCGCGCCCGGGCTCAAGGACTACGTCGTGCCGCTGACCGTGGTCATCGTCATCGGCCTGTTCGCGATCCAGAAGTACGGCACCGCGCTGGTCGGCGGGCTGTTCGGACCGGTGATGACGGTCTGGTTCCTGATCATCGGAGTGGCCGGCGCGGCGGAGGTCGCGGCGCACCCGGCGATCGTCAAGGCCCTGTCCCCCTCGTACGGGGCGCAGTTCATGGTGCACCACGGGATCGTGGCGTTCATCGCGCTGGCCTCGGTGGTGCTGGCGGTGACCGGCGCCGAGGCGCTCTACGCCGACATGGGCCACTTCGGGCGCAAACCGATCCACCGCGCCTGGTTCTACCTGGTGTTCCCGGCGCTGACACTGAACTACCTGGGCCAGGGCTCACTGATCCTGCGCCGGCCGGAGACCGTGTCGAACCCGTTCTTCCTGCTGATGCCGCACTGGTCGCAGTTCCCGATGGTGATCCTGGCGACGGTGGCGACGGTCATCGCCTCCCAGGCCGTCATCTCCGGGGCGTTCAGCGTGACCCGCCAGGCGATGCAGCTGGGGTTCCTGCCGCACATGACCATCCGGCACACCTCCGAGCACGAGATCGGCCAGGTCTACGTGCCGGTCGTGAACTGGTTCCTGTGCTGCACGGTCACCGTCCTGGTGATCGGTTTCGGCTCCTCGGCATCGCTGGCCTCCGCCTACGGCGTGGCCGTCACCGCGACCTTCATGCTCAACACCATCCTGTTCCTGGCCGTCGCCCGCGTCCTGAAGGGCGTCGCGCCCTGGAAGATCGCCGTGGGCGCGGTGGTGTTCCTCACCAGCGAGACAGCGTTCTTCGCCGCGAACCTCACCAAGGTCGTGCACGGCGGCTGGCTGCCCCTGCTGGTCGCCACGCTCGTGTTCACGGTGCTGAGCACCTGGCGCCGAGGCCGCGCGATCGTGACGCCGAACCGCACGGCGCTGGAAGGGCCGCTGCGGCCGTTCGTGGACGAGGTGGACGCCCTGGAGCCGCCGATCCACCGCGTGGACGGCGTGGCGGTGTTCCTCAACGCCAACATCGAGACCACGCCGCTGGCCCTGCGCGCGAACGTCGAGCACAACCACACACTGCACAAGACCGTGGTCATCCTGTCGATGATGGTGGAGAAGGTCCCGCACATCCCGGACGCCGAGCGCCTGGTCTTCGACGACCTAGGGCACACCGACGACGGGATCATCCACCTCACCGCGCGCCTGGGGTTCCAGGACGAGCCGGACGTGCCGCGCATCCTGCGCCAGGCCGCGCTGCGGCCGGACGCCGGCGAGATCGCGGGGATCGATGTGGAGACGGTGTCGTACTTCCTGTCGCGGATCGCGATCGTGCGGACCAACGCCAAGGGCATGCAGGCTTGGCGCAAGCGGCTGTTCCTCACCATCGCGCACAACGCGGCCAGCCCCGTGGACTACTTCGGGCTGCCGGCGGATCGGTGCGTGATCATGGGAGCGCACGTGCCGGTGTGA
- a CDS encoding MBL fold metallo-hydrolase: MAGDQTAARVDHGVTSGTFSLDGETFDVDNNVWVVGDEAECVVIDAPHSVEGILAVVGGRRVKAIVCTHAHDDHVRVAPELRERTGAPILLHPDDRPLWELVHGGPEDPEATLWDVDLTDGQTFPIGGVTLQVLHTPGHSPGAVCLYAPELGCVFTGDTLFHGGPGATGRSYSDRPTLESSIRAKLFMLPGATVVHTGHGEDTTVEAERDRGF; this comes from the coding sequence CGATCAGACGGCGGCGCGCGTCGACCACGGGGTGACGTCCGGGACCTTCAGCCTGGACGGCGAGACCTTCGATGTCGACAACAACGTCTGGGTCGTCGGCGACGAGGCGGAGTGCGTCGTCATCGACGCCCCGCACTCGGTCGAGGGGATCCTCGCGGTCGTCGGCGGGCGCCGGGTCAAGGCGATCGTGTGCACGCACGCGCACGACGACCACGTCCGCGTCGCCCCGGAGCTGCGCGAGCGCACCGGGGCGCCGATCCTGCTGCATCCGGACGACCGGCCGCTGTGGGAACTCGTGCACGGCGGCCCCGAGGACCCGGAGGCGACGCTCTGGGACGTCGATCTGACCGACGGCCAGACGTTCCCCATCGGCGGCGTCACGCTGCAGGTGCTGCACACGCCGGGCCACTCCCCCGGCGCGGTCTGCTTGTACGCGCCCGAACTCGGCTGCGTCTTCACCGGCGACACGCTGTTCCACGGTGGGCCCGGCGCTACCGGACGCTCTTATAGCGATCGGCCCACCTTGGAGTCGTCGATCCGCGCAAAGCTGTTCATGCTGCCCGGTGCGACCGTGGTGCACACCGGGCACGGCGAGGACACGACTGTCGAAGCGGAGCGCGATCGAGGGTTCTGA
- a CDS encoding peptidoglycan-binding protein, whose protein sequence is MSDGATSPMPFSAPLDGGFTVSTGPMQSAISDLTGVAGDSVGAANQFQGVMLDPTSFGGIGSAVGAAHDQLFSNLGSALTSVNTGISGLNTSLSSALTGYIDADCKVGDWFDGLSMAGDSTTGTAGANGAASTTGATPTATTTDPAASGSATQASSLPGLTTLGTHHYGDSGDDVRTMQQQLNDLGYNVGTPDGQWGTRTSAALAQYAHDQGVTLPPAPGQVDPAVVHSIMNSESNNGAVAYQDGVPEIYGFRQNSHNGYDAILAARTQFGQGSAGEQAAVTQAITNEANQVNATQFADPGIQAALISSAHMRGPGGTMAMLTSMASGQQSDYAASHLDPNTVNTLQQLTPDQFQQQFHDARENYDLDYYIGGGQIAHGAHGTIPQSDWAGLQARYDREQQQYGQMSPQSSQSSQSPQQ, encoded by the coding sequence ATGAGCGATGGGGCTACCTCTCCGATGCCGTTTTCGGCCCCGCTGGACGGCGGGTTCACCGTTTCCACCGGCCCGATGCAGTCGGCCATCTCCGATCTGACCGGCGTGGCCGGCGACTCCGTCGGCGCCGCGAACCAGTTCCAGGGCGTGATGCTGGACCCGACCAGCTTCGGCGGCATCGGCAGCGCCGTCGGTGCGGCGCACGACCAGCTGTTCAGCAACCTGGGGTCGGCGCTGACCTCGGTGAACACCGGCATCTCGGGCCTCAACACGTCGTTGAGCTCGGCGCTGACCGGCTACATCGACGCCGACTGCAAGGTCGGCGACTGGTTCGACGGGTTGAGCATGGCGGGCGACTCCACGACCGGCACGGCTGGCGCGAACGGCGCCGCCAGCACCACCGGCGCGACCCCGACCGCCACCACGACCGACCCCGCGGCCTCGGGTTCGGCGACTCAGGCCTCGTCGCTGCCCGGCCTGACCACCCTCGGCACGCACCACTACGGCGACTCCGGCGACGACGTCCGCACCATGCAGCAGCAGCTCAACGACCTCGGCTACAACGTCGGAACCCCGGACGGCCAGTGGGGCACCCGCACCTCCGCGGCGCTCGCGCAGTACGCGCACGACCAGGGCGTCACCCTCCCGCCGGCACCGGGCCAGGTGGACCCGGCGGTCGTGCACTCCATCATGAACTCCGAATCCAACAACGGCGCCGTCGCCTACCAGGACGGCGTCCCGGAGATCTACGGCTTCCGGCAGAACAGCCACAATGGCTACGACGCCATCCTGGCCGCGCGCACCCAGTTCGGCCAGGGCAGCGCCGGCGAGCAGGCCGCCGTCACCCAGGCCATCACCAACGAGGCCAACCAGGTCAACGCCACCCAGTTCGCCGACCCCGGCATCCAGGCCGCGCTCATCTCCTCGGCGCACATGCGCGGACCCGGTGGCACCATGGCGATGCTGACCTCGATGGCTTCCGGTCAGCAGAGCGACTACGCCGCCAGCCACCTGGACCCCAACACCGTGAACACCCTGCAGCAGCTCACCCCGGACCAGTTCCAGCAGCAGTTCCACGACGCCCGCGAGAACTACGACCTCGACTACTACATCGGCGGCGGCCAGATCGCACACGGCGCCCACGGCACCATCCCGCAAAGCGACTGGGCCGGGCTCCAGGCCCGCTACGACCGGGAGCAGCAGCAGTACGGGCAGATGTCTCCGCAGTCGTCACAGTCTTCCCAGTCGCCGCAGCAGTGA
- a CDS encoding ribosomal protein L7/L12 — translation MESGDYITVEMRLAAIEEKLDRVLAHLGLDGDAAGGLGASGQVSATGLMPETRAPNPLAAYEGQLTALIQSGKTIQAIKLYREATGAGLKDAKDAVEAYERDLRARGGWR, via the coding sequence ATGGAATCCGGGGACTACATCACAGTAGAGATGCGACTCGCTGCCATCGAGGAGAAGCTGGACCGGGTGCTGGCGCACCTCGGCCTCGACGGTGACGCCGCCGGTGGCCTCGGCGCGAGCGGACAGGTGTCGGCGACGGGCCTGATGCCGGAAACGCGTGCACCGAATCCCCTCGCGGCTTATGAAGGTCAGCTCACCGCGTTGATCCAGTCCGGCAAGACGATCCAGGCCATCAAGCTCTACCGCGAGGCCACCGGCGCCGGGTTGAAGGACGCGAAAGACGCGGTCGAGGCCTACGAGCGCGACCTCCGGGCCCGCGGCGGCTGGCGGTAG